In Palaemon carinicauda isolate YSFRI2023 chromosome 18, ASM3689809v2, whole genome shotgun sequence, a genomic segment contains:
- the LOC137657354 gene encoding uncharacterized protein has translation MRGKECVTDYFLRAEAASTSLKSAGETISDSLLIAMVLKGLPEEFTPFNTVVMQKDTESTFPEFKSLLRSYEESLRSREAHRPDVKSENVLKVNYKKNPDYQCGGSASGSSVRCYSCGKTGHKSFECRLKKDRDDYSGSVFVYFLKQKSDALDATKKFLADTSSYGVVKRLRCDNGGEFTSSEFKKFLPMFCKKNLK, from the exons atgagagggaaagaatGTGTAACTGATTATTTTCTTCGAGCAGAGGCAGCCTCCACTTCGTTAAAGTCAGCTGGTGAGACGATCAGCGACAGCCTTCTTATTGCTATGGTGTTGAAGGGTCTTCCAGAGGAATTTACTCCATTTAATACTGTTGTTATGCAGAAGGATACCGAGTCTACGTTTCCAGAATTCAAGTCTCTGCTACGGAGTTATGAAGAAAGCCTGAGGAGTCGAGAGGCACACAGGCCTGATGTGAAGAGTGAGAACGTCCTTAAGGTGAATTATAAGAAGAATCCTGATTATCAGTGTGGTGGATCTGCCAGTGGCTCATCAGTAAGATGTTATTCATGTGGTAAGACTGGACATAAGTCTTTCGAGTGTAggttgaagaaagacagag atgattattcaggatctgtttttgtttatttcttgaagcaGAAAAGTGATGCACTTGATGCTACTAAGAAATTCCTTGCTGACACTAGTTCTTATGGTGTTGTTAAAAGATTAAGGTGTGATAATGGAGGAGAATTTACTTCTTCAGAATTTAAAAAATTTCTG CCTATGTTTTGTAAGAAGAATTTAAAGTGA
- the LOC137657890 gene encoding uncharacterized protein isoform X1, with protein MKMQEQQQQHFKTMLGTNVPCSYFGLHLPQQPVNVTDTEGGDLSAKNTGSENCIVSVEPALQTPANTTAFPASTMSSLIDYLNVSSTSKSTLSSSVSISPIASTSTSLSNNATTSISNTVVSNVTNNLNTSPTSDQSFCKTAETGKASSIVGNVSSSTPKTPNIDKTNDNEFQNQKSPAPPSRMVTRSQTAAERMQPSLAEGSHSKTDHQRARKHVRTSGSDLEEEYSPCKVKREMLSASGIVFDDFAYGKNSSGAGIDFAAVCADCGVVAVTSVGWTAHQQAHRNEGSACIYCNQVFLTDQGRQIHQQLHRDGQTRDVDDFCECGICGGSFISILYLELHLLELHGREALGDQRSVHLGPSSNSDPSCTPEDESGRQLYRCGVCRSPFTFSLNLDCHMALHSEVSYCCAVCDAAFPTLDPLVTHSKGHRFIGHVPTQAGVQVHMAATPMPPRPPQCPVFQPVTNPSFSTWKQPTVRSTYYPRSTMTQTTATAPTMLNAPMNVKAPMNVQSPMNIQTPMNVQTPHSNIPKVTHQSVLSKANLVSPPGASVITTSVTQPAAPTVIPTMAPMMSSPIMAPMGQMMGPAMTPVMTAPMTPAMLNYCMMMSLWGGGNKACGNQGGIPMWQNYMNPSMANVINYFNPYLLNNHMMNNSSDTTNVNHSFQNPCCKQDNGNKEQDHESTEVSAKSDSCGAEESANIS; from the coding sequence ATGAAAAtgcaagaacagcaacagcaacatttTAAAACAATGTTAGGTACAAATGTACCTTGTTCTTACTTTGGTCTTCATTTACCTCAGCAACCTGTGAATGTAACCGACACAGAAGGAGGAGATTTGTCTGCTAAAAACACTGGGAGTGAAAATTGCATTGTATCAGTTGAACCAGCCTTACAAACTCCTGCAAATACTACTGCTTTCCCAGCATCCACTATGTCATCATTGATTGATTATTTAAATGTTAGTAGTACTAGTAAAAGCACTTTGTCTTCAAGTGTTAGTATTTCTCCCATTGCATCTACTAGTACCAGTTTATCTAACAATGCTACCACAAGTATTAGTAATACCGTTGTAAGTAATGTCACAAATAATCTAAACACTTCCCCAACAAGCGACCAAAGCTTTTGTAAGACAGCTGAAACTGGAAAGGCAAGCAGTATTGTTGGAAATGTATCAAGCAGTACACCAAAAACTCCTAACATAGACAagactaatgataatgaatttcagAACCAGAAATCTCCTGCACCTCCGTCCAGAATGGTAACTCGAAGCCAGACTGCAGCTGAACGTATGCAGCCTTCACTTGCTGAGGGGAGCCACTCAAAAACTGACCACCAGAGAGCTCGAAAGCATGTCAGGACTTCAGGAAGTGATCTTGAAGAAGAATATAGTCCATGCAAAGTGAAGAGAGAAATGTTATCCGCTTCAGGTATTGTTTTTGATGATTTTGCCTATGGAAAAAATTCTTCTGGAGCCGGTATTGATTTTGCAGCAGTGTGTGCAGATTGTGGTGTTGTGGCTGTAACCAGTGTTGGATGGACTGCACATCAACAGGCTCACAGAAATGAAGGTTCTGCATGTATATATTGCAATCAAGTCTTCCTCACTGATCAGGGAAGACAAATACACCAGCAGCTACACAGAGATGGCCAGACAAGGGATGTGGATGATTTTTGTGAGTGTGGTATTTGTGGTggatcatttatttctattttatatcttgAACTTCACTTACTAGAACTTCATGGACGTGAGGCTCTCGGTGACCAGAGGTCTGTTCATTTAGGACCATCATCAAATTCTGATCCTTCTTGCACACCAGAAGATGAAAGTGGGCGGCAATTATACAGGTGTGGCGTTTGCAGGTCTCCCTTCACCTTCAGTCTTAATCTTGATTGTCATATGGCTCTACATTCAGAGGTGTCTTATTGTTGTGCTGTTTGTGATGCTGCTTTTCCAACCTTAGATCCTCTGGTCACACACTCTAAAGGTCACAGATTTATAGGACACGTGCCTACACAAGCAGGTGTACAGGTACACATGGCAGCAACCCCGATGCCACCTCGACCTCCCCAGTGTCCTGTATTTCAGCCAGTAACAAATCCATCCTTCAGTACCTGGAAACAACCAACTGTTAGGAGTACTTATTATCCTCGATCTACAATGACACAGACCACTGCCACAGCACCGACAATGCTGAATGCTCCTATGAATGTTAAAGCACCAATGAATGTTCAATCACCAATGAATATTCAAACACCAATGAATGTTCAAACACCTCATTCCAACATTCCTAAAGTAACACATCAGTCTGTATTGTCAAAAGCTAATTTAGTGTCGCCCCCAGGAGCTTCGGTGATAACCACATCCGTTACTCAGCCAGCAGCTCCTACAGTAATTCCAACAATGGCCCCCATGATGTCATCACCTATAATGGCCCCAATGGGTCAAATGATGGGACCAGCTATGACTCCTGTCATGACTGCTCCCATGACACCTGCCATGCTTAATTATTGTATGATGATGTCTTTGTGGGGTGGTGGTAATAAAGCTTGTGGTAACCAAGGTGGAATTCCTATGTGGCAGAATTATATGAATCCTTCCATGGCTAATGTAATAAATTACTTCAACCCTTATCTTTTGAATAATCATATGATGAACAATTCCTCAGACACTACCAATGTTAATCATTCATTTCAAAATCCATGCTGTAAGCAAGATAACGGTAACAAGGAACAAGACCATGAATCTACTGAAGTTAGTGCAAAGTCAGATAGTTGTGGTGCTGAAGAATCAGCAAATATTAGTTAA
- the LOC137657890 gene encoding uncharacterized protein isoform X2 — MSSLIDYLNVSSTSKSTLSSSVSISPIASTSTSLSNNATTSISNTVVSNVTNNLNTSPTSDQSFCKTAETGKASSIVGNVSSSTPKTPNIDKTNDNEFQNQKSPAPPSRMVTRSQTAAERMQPSLAEGSHSKTDHQRARKHVRTSGSDLEEEYSPCKVKREMLSASGIVFDDFAYGKNSSGAGIDFAAVCADCGVVAVTSVGWTAHQQAHRNEGSACIYCNQVFLTDQGRQIHQQLHRDGQTRDVDDFCECGICGGSFISILYLELHLLELHGREALGDQRSVHLGPSSNSDPSCTPEDESGRQLYRCGVCRSPFTFSLNLDCHMALHSEVSYCCAVCDAAFPTLDPLVTHSKGHRFIGHVPTQAGVQVHMAATPMPPRPPQCPVFQPVTNPSFSTWKQPTVRSTYYPRSTMTQTTATAPTMLNAPMNVKAPMNVQSPMNIQTPMNVQTPHSNIPKVTHQSVLSKANLVSPPGASVITTSVTQPAAPTVIPTMAPMMSSPIMAPMGQMMGPAMTPVMTAPMTPAMLNYCMMMSLWGGGNKACGNQGGIPMWQNYMNPSMANVINYFNPYLLNNHMMNNSSDTTNVNHSFQNPCCKQDNGNKEQDHESTEVSAKSDSCGAEESANIS, encoded by the coding sequence ATGTCATCATTGATTGATTATTTAAATGTTAGTAGTACTAGTAAAAGCACTTTGTCTTCAAGTGTTAGTATTTCTCCCATTGCATCTACTAGTACCAGTTTATCTAACAATGCTACCACAAGTATTAGTAATACCGTTGTAAGTAATGTCACAAATAATCTAAACACTTCCCCAACAAGCGACCAAAGCTTTTGTAAGACAGCTGAAACTGGAAAGGCAAGCAGTATTGTTGGAAATGTATCAAGCAGTACACCAAAAACTCCTAACATAGACAagactaatgataatgaatttcagAACCAGAAATCTCCTGCACCTCCGTCCAGAATGGTAACTCGAAGCCAGACTGCAGCTGAACGTATGCAGCCTTCACTTGCTGAGGGGAGCCACTCAAAAACTGACCACCAGAGAGCTCGAAAGCATGTCAGGACTTCAGGAAGTGATCTTGAAGAAGAATATAGTCCATGCAAAGTGAAGAGAGAAATGTTATCCGCTTCAGGTATTGTTTTTGATGATTTTGCCTATGGAAAAAATTCTTCTGGAGCCGGTATTGATTTTGCAGCAGTGTGTGCAGATTGTGGTGTTGTGGCTGTAACCAGTGTTGGATGGACTGCACATCAACAGGCTCACAGAAATGAAGGTTCTGCATGTATATATTGCAATCAAGTCTTCCTCACTGATCAGGGAAGACAAATACACCAGCAGCTACACAGAGATGGCCAGACAAGGGATGTGGATGATTTTTGTGAGTGTGGTATTTGTGGTggatcatttatttctattttatatcttgAACTTCACTTACTAGAACTTCATGGACGTGAGGCTCTCGGTGACCAGAGGTCTGTTCATTTAGGACCATCATCAAATTCTGATCCTTCTTGCACACCAGAAGATGAAAGTGGGCGGCAATTATACAGGTGTGGCGTTTGCAGGTCTCCCTTCACCTTCAGTCTTAATCTTGATTGTCATATGGCTCTACATTCAGAGGTGTCTTATTGTTGTGCTGTTTGTGATGCTGCTTTTCCAACCTTAGATCCTCTGGTCACACACTCTAAAGGTCACAGATTTATAGGACACGTGCCTACACAAGCAGGTGTACAGGTACACATGGCAGCAACCCCGATGCCACCTCGACCTCCCCAGTGTCCTGTATTTCAGCCAGTAACAAATCCATCCTTCAGTACCTGGAAACAACCAACTGTTAGGAGTACTTATTATCCTCGATCTACAATGACACAGACCACTGCCACAGCACCGACAATGCTGAATGCTCCTATGAATGTTAAAGCACCAATGAATGTTCAATCACCAATGAATATTCAAACACCAATGAATGTTCAAACACCTCATTCCAACATTCCTAAAGTAACACATCAGTCTGTATTGTCAAAAGCTAATTTAGTGTCGCCCCCAGGAGCTTCGGTGATAACCACATCCGTTACTCAGCCAGCAGCTCCTACAGTAATTCCAACAATGGCCCCCATGATGTCATCACCTATAATGGCCCCAATGGGTCAAATGATGGGACCAGCTATGACTCCTGTCATGACTGCTCCCATGACACCTGCCATGCTTAATTATTGTATGATGATGTCTTTGTGGGGTGGTGGTAATAAAGCTTGTGGTAACCAAGGTGGAATTCCTATGTGGCAGAATTATATGAATCCTTCCATGGCTAATGTAATAAATTACTTCAACCCTTATCTTTTGAATAATCATATGATGAACAATTCCTCAGACACTACCAATGTTAATCATTCATTTCAAAATCCATGCTGTAAGCAAGATAACGGTAACAAGGAACAAGACCATGAATCTACTGAAGTTAGTGCAAAGTCAGATAGTTGTGGTGCTGAAGAATCAGCAAATATTAGTTAA